A region from the Lentisphaera profundi genome encodes:
- a CDS encoding divalent metal cation transporter codes for MSDKVSKEVQMLDDAHAAGTGAVVKTYMKLSGPGWLQSAITLGGGSLASALFLGVIGGVEFLWVQLVAMAMGVIMLSAISYVTLSTEKSPFKSMKDNINPVLAWGWLLASLMANMIWVLPQYSLAYSAMTQNLFPSIPNPESMTTKLIITAIIFAFSAFITMCYGKQGKGMKIYENLLKITVAAIVLCFMIVAGKLIAAGNVGFGEILKGFIPNFNKLFKPASEIQAVINQIADPAARAFWTQNVVQTQRDIMVSAAATAVGINMTFLLPFSMLNKGWGKKHRGLAIFDLSTGMVIPYVLATSCVAIAAAVTFHAKPFEGLTLQKDGIVQIVEGHKQAPKIQAALEKRTKLVKTEIDNDEILLASMLVKRDTKEFPKALEVAVGPKMAHIIFGFGVLAMALSTISMLMLISGFVVCEMFGFEHGGKAHKRGTLLATTGVLWPFIWGTGSGTYLAIITSTFGYILLPVAFLAFFMMMNSKKVLGENIPKGNKRVIWNVLTGLSLVITGVAAGHTAWNKTMTVGDTSIAFGKYFLIIFIILVIIGQIYIMNKHKKEALAKGAGTSE; via the coding sequence ATGAGTGATAAAGTCTCGAAAGAAGTACAAATGTTGGATGACGCTCATGCAGCTGGTACTGGTGCAGTAGTTAAGACATACATGAAGTTATCGGGCCCAGGGTGGTTGCAGTCAGCGATTACTTTGGGTGGTGGATCACTTGCAAGTGCCTTGTTTTTAGGAGTTATTGGTGGGGTTGAATTCCTATGGGTGCAGTTAGTTGCGATGGCCATGGGAGTTATTATGCTTTCCGCAATTTCTTACGTTACCTTGAGTACAGAGAAATCACCTTTTAAATCAATGAAAGATAATATCAATCCGGTCTTGGCTTGGGGTTGGTTATTGGCCTCTTTGATGGCGAATATGATTTGGGTTTTACCCCAATATTCATTGGCTTATTCAGCCATGACACAAAATTTATTCCCTTCCATTCCCAATCCGGAAAGCATGACAACAAAGTTGATTATCACAGCGATCATCTTTGCCTTCTCAGCTTTTATTACCATGTGTTATGGCAAGCAGGGCAAGGGCATGAAAATCTATGAGAACTTACTTAAGATAACTGTCGCGGCCATCGTTCTTTGTTTTATGATTGTTGCGGGCAAATTGATTGCAGCGGGCAATGTTGGTTTTGGGGAGATTCTCAAAGGTTTTATTCCCAATTTTAATAAGCTTTTTAAGCCAGCTAGCGAGATCCAAGCGGTCATTAATCAGATTGCTGACCCCGCAGCCCGTGCCTTTTGGACTCAGAATGTAGTTCAAACTCAGCGCGATATTATGGTGTCTGCTGCAGCGACTGCCGTAGGGATTAATATGACTTTTTTACTTCCTTTCTCAATGCTAAATAAGGGTTGGGGCAAGAAGCATCGTGGCTTAGCGATTTTTGATTTATCTACTGGTATGGTGATTCCTTATGTACTAGCGACTTCCTGTGTGGCGATTGCTGCCGCTGTGACTTTTCATGCGAAACCTTTTGAGGGGCTGACGCTACAGAAAGATGGAATTGTTCAAATTGTAGAAGGTCACAAACAAGCGCCCAAAATCCAAGCTGCTCTCGAGAAGAGAACTAAGCTTGTAAAAACTGAGATTGATAATGATGAAATCTTATTGGCCAGTATGCTTGTGAAACGTGATACCAAAGAATTCCCTAAAGCTTTGGAAGTTGCTGTAGGGCCTAAGATGGCACATATAATTTTTGGCTTCGGGGTATTGGCAATGGCTTTATCTACAATATCAATGTTGATGTTGATTAGTGGTTTTGTGGTCTGTGAAATGTTTGGTTTTGAACATGGTGGCAAGGCGCATAAACGCGGAACGCTCTTGGCAACGACGGGCGTTTTATGGCCATTTATCTGGGGGACGGGCTCAGGTACTTACCTAGCAATTATCACTTCGACTTTTGGTTACATATTGTTACCGGTGGCGTTTTTAGCCTTCTTTATGATGATGAATTCCAAAAAAGTCCTTGGCGAAAATATACCTAAGGGTAATAAACGAGTTATCTGGAATGTACTTACAGGGCTTTCTTTAGTGATTACCGGTGTGGCCGCGGGTCATACGGCATGGAACAAAACAATGACTGTGGGAGATACGAGTATTGCCTTTGGTAAGTATTTTCTCATTATATTTATTATCTTGGTCATTATTGGTCAGATTTACATCATGAATAAGCATAAAAAAGAAGCTTTGGCAAAGGGAGCAGGCACTAGTGAGTAG
- a CDS encoding lactate racemase domain-containing protein: MLINDGAADRVISKVELEAHLDRFIAINCKGVKRLLLLPPDHTRLNSRAGEITAYLYENLKDQCEINLMPALGTHVPMTPAQLHMMFGKDIPLDSYMPHDWRNALEILGELSAQRINELSEGKLNFPMEVAVNKEVFNNYDLIVSIGQIVPHEVIGMANYTKNVMIGVGGGDTINKSHYLGAVYGMERIMGETDSPVRRALNESYDEFVRPRVNLQFILTVIGKEDDELVLRGLYSGAEDDVFETACELSQEVNLDKLKKPIQKCVVYLDPEEFNSTWLGNKAVYRTRKAMADNGELIVLAPDLHTFGEDPEIDRMIRKYGYLGTAQTLKDVEENEDLANNLSAAAHLIHGTSDGRFKITYCPGPKVSKEEILMVGFDYASYKETIKKYDPAKLKDGWNIVDGEEIFYISNPALGLWTV; encoded by the coding sequence ATGCTAATTAATGATGGTGCTGCAGATAGAGTTATTAGTAAAGTAGAGCTTGAGGCTCACTTAGATAGATTTATAGCTATTAATTGCAAAGGTGTGAAGCGCTTGCTTTTATTGCCTCCTGATCATACTCGACTCAATTCCCGTGCGGGTGAAATCACGGCTTACCTTTATGAGAACTTAAAGGATCAGTGCGAGATCAATCTTATGCCTGCTCTGGGGACACATGTACCTATGACTCCGGCTCAGTTACACATGATGTTTGGCAAAGATATTCCATTAGACTCCTACATGCCACATGATTGGCGCAATGCTTTGGAAATACTGGGTGAGCTTTCAGCACAACGCATTAATGAATTATCTGAAGGCAAACTTAATTTCCCGATGGAAGTAGCGGTGAATAAAGAAGTCTTTAATAATTATGACCTCATTGTGTCGATTGGTCAGATCGTGCCTCACGAAGTGATTGGTATGGCTAATTACACAAAAAATGTGATGATTGGCGTAGGTGGTGGCGATACAATCAATAAATCACATTATCTAGGTGCGGTTTATGGCATGGAACGCATTATGGGAGAGACGGATAGTCCTGTACGCAGAGCCTTAAATGAAAGTTATGACGAGTTCGTACGTCCACGAGTGAATCTCCAGTTTATCTTAACTGTCATTGGCAAAGAGGATGATGAACTCGTACTTCGAGGCTTGTATTCAGGTGCCGAAGATGATGTGTTTGAAACTGCTTGTGAACTGAGTCAAGAAGTAAATTTAGATAAGCTGAAAAAACCAATACAAAAATGTGTAGTCTACCTCGATCCAGAGGAGTTTAACTCGACTTGGTTGGGGAATAAAGCGGTTTATCGTACGCGTAAAGCCATGGCAGATAATGGTGAACTCATTGTCTTAGCACCTGATCTCCATACTTTTGGCGAAGATCCTGAGATTGATCGTATGATTCGTAAATATGGTTATTTAGGGACAGCTCAAACTTTGAAGGATGTGGAAGAAAATGAAGATTTAGCTAATAACCTTTCAGCCGCAGCGCATTTAATTCACGGCACTTCTGATGGGCGTTTTAAAATCACTTATTGTCCTGGACCAAAAGTAAGCAAAGAAGAAATTTTAATGGTGGGATTTGATTATGCTTCTTATAAAGAAACAATCAAAAAATACGATCCTGCCAAACTAAAAGATGGTTGGAATATAGTGGATGGAGAAGAGATTTTTTACATCTCAAATCCAGCCCTAGGTCTTTGGACTGTTTAA
- a CDS encoding gluconokinase gives MVYVVMGVSGCGKSTIAEGLATVLKVPYHDGDDFHPQANIDKMSSGEALNDDDRAPWLELLAVNIQLWNRGDGVVLACSALKDKYRQILSKFGGVTYVYLKGSRELILARMQERQHFMKPEMLDSQFETLEEPTKAIEVDISKSTEEIIGNIMEKIDAN, from the coding sequence ATGGTTTATGTGGTAATGGGAGTGAGTGGCTGTGGTAAGTCAACAATCGCTGAAGGTCTGGCGACAGTTTTAAAGGTGCCTTATCACGATGGCGACGATTTCCATCCTCAAGCTAATATAGATAAAATGTCTTCTGGAGAGGCGCTAAATGATGATGATAGAGCGCCATGGTTAGAGCTTTTAGCCGTAAATATTCAATTGTGGAATAGAGGCGATGGTGTGGTGCTTGCTTGTTCTGCGCTGAAAGATAAATATAGACAGATTTTAAGTAAATTTGGCGGAGTGACTTATGTTTACCTCAAAGGAAGTCGTGAACTTATCTTGGCACGGATGCAAGAACGTCAACATTTTATGAAGCCGGAGATGCTAGATAGTCAGTTTGAGACCCTAGAAGAACCCACAAAGGCGATAGAAGTTGATATTAGTAAAAGTACGGAAGAAATCATTGGAAATATAATGGAGAAGATTGATGCTAATTAA
- a CDS encoding sugar phosphate isomerase/epimerase family protein, whose protein sequence is MYLTGFADEAAADLATQIKATKELGWNAIESRNIGGKNIHDISEEEFEKTVDLLKKEDVYISCFGSAIGNWAKNIKDDFSITLEEVERAIPRMNRLCTKMIRIMSYARCEGEEQYKEERFKRLTEVVRLFKENGIQPVHENCMNYGGMSWKHTLELMERVPGLQLIYDTGNSPFMKDYSKGGDVWQDSWEFYSQIKEHIAYIHIKDSMNPVGDNPEKYTLPGEGQGYVKEILKDLQSRNYDGGISIEPHMASVFHAKERSDIDWDWNYEVYVKYGKKLMELLKGISYQRTPYNPLTKAV, encoded by the coding sequence ATGTATTTAACCGGATTTGCAGATGAAGCTGCAGCAGATTTAGCCACACAAATTAAAGCGACCAAAGAACTTGGTTGGAATGCCATCGAGTCGCGTAATATTGGCGGTAAAAATATTCACGATATTAGTGAAGAAGAATTTGAGAAAACAGTAGATTTACTGAAAAAAGAAGATGTCTATATTAGTTGCTTTGGTTCCGCTATTGGCAATTGGGCAAAGAATATTAAAGATGATTTTTCGATCACTTTAGAAGAAGTTGAGCGTGCGATTCCTCGTATGAATCGTCTTTGTACGAAGATGATACGTATCATGTCTTATGCGAGATGTGAAGGTGAAGAGCAATACAAAGAAGAACGCTTCAAACGCTTGACGGAAGTGGTCAGATTATTTAAAGAAAATGGCATTCAGCCCGTTCACGAAAATTGTATGAATTATGGCGGTATGAGCTGGAAGCATACACTCGAGTTAATGGAGCGCGTACCAGGGTTACAACTCATTTATGATACTGGCAATAGTCCATTTATGAAAGACTATAGTAAAGGTGGTGATGTCTGGCAGGATAGCTGGGAGTTCTACTCACAGATTAAAGAACATATTGCTTATATTCATATCAAAGATTCAATGAATCCAGTAGGGGATAATCCAGAGAAATATACCTTGCCTGGTGAAGGTCAGGGTTACGTGAAAGAGATTTTGAAAGATTTACAATCGCGCAATTACGATGGAGGCATTTCCATCGAGCCACATATGGCAAGTGTTTTTCACGCTAAAGAACGTAGTGATATTGACTGGGATTGGAATTACGAAGTTTACGTTAAATATGGCAAAAAATTGATGGAGCTCCTAAAGGGCATTAGTTATCAAAGAACTCCGTACAATCCACTAACTAAGGCGGTGTAG
- a CDS encoding Gfo/Idh/MocA family protein, translating to MSKKVFGIGIIGCGMIANFHAKAFAAMEGAKLVACFERSPERGEQFAETYGCSAYSDLDKMLANPAVDVVTICTPSGAHMEPAIAAAKAGKHVLVEKPADVSIDKIDAMIKAAEENNVQLASILPRRFNGGTIKLKEAVESGRFGQLTLVEAVTKWYRTQEYYDSGAWRGTWDLDGGGALMNQSIHTIDLLLNVAGDVDSVCAFADCLTHENIEVEDTAVAILNFKNGAKGIIQGSTSCFSEEGHAAEVNICGVNGSAFLKDDKFTHWEFRQEEDEDKKFMEEFGFDPDAGAAGAADPSAIDFSWHQRNFEEVLEAIREGRKVPADAYEGRKSVELIQAIYQSALNGGTKVTLPLEKAPELRRFK from the coding sequence ATGAGTAAAAAAGTATTTGGAATTGGAATTATTGGCTGTGGTATGATTGCCAACTTTCATGCAAAAGCATTTGCAGCAATGGAAGGCGCTAAATTAGTGGCCTGTTTTGAGCGTAGCCCCGAACGAGGAGAGCAATTTGCAGAAACTTATGGATGCAGCGCTTATTCGGATTTAGATAAAATGCTTGCGAATCCCGCAGTGGACGTTGTTACTATCTGTACTCCTAGTGGAGCGCACATGGAGCCAGCCATTGCCGCAGCAAAAGCAGGGAAGCATGTTCTCGTTGAAAAGCCTGCTGATGTCAGCATTGATAAGATTGATGCGATGATAAAAGCCGCAGAAGAAAATAATGTGCAATTAGCCAGCATCTTGCCCCGTCGCTTTAATGGCGGAACCATAAAGCTTAAAGAAGCGGTGGAATCTGGACGCTTTGGTCAACTTACTTTAGTTGAGGCAGTGACCAAATGGTATAGAACACAGGAATATTACGATTCTGGTGCCTGGCGTGGAACGTGGGACTTGGATGGTGGTGGAGCCTTGATGAATCAATCTATCCATACCATTGATCTTTTACTCAATGTAGCAGGTGACGTCGATTCAGTTTGTGCTTTTGCGGATTGTCTCACTCATGAAAATATCGAAGTGGAAGATACCGCAGTTGCGATCCTCAATTTTAAAAATGGTGCGAAAGGCATTATCCAAGGATCGACTTCTTGTTTCTCTGAAGAAGGCCATGCCGCCGAAGTTAACATTTGTGGCGTCAATGGATCTGCTTTTCTGAAAGATGATAAATTTACTCATTGGGAATTTCGTCAAGAAGAAGATGAAGACAAAAAATTCATGGAAGAATTTGGCTTTGATCCCGATGCAGGTGCCGCGGGTGCCGCCGATCCTTCTGCGATCGATTTCTCTTGGCATCAGCGCAATTTTGAAGAAGTATTAGAGGCCATTCGCGAAGGACGCAAAGTTCCAGCAGATGCCTATGAAGGCCGTAAATCGGTTGAACTGATTCAAGCTATTTATCAATCGGCACTCAATGGCGGGACTAAAGTGACTCTGCCGCTCGAGAAAGCCCCCGAATTAAGACGTTTTAAATAA
- a CDS encoding 3-keto-disaccharide hydrolase yields the protein MNVKISLLALFSLAVSCVSSSEQQSLYNDPEFKDTLNVYNDGQYELKDGVVELTSKKNFFFATKKRYTDFILEYEVKMPDVEEYSNSGVIFRGQVKEGKSKSIIGYQAEVDPSERAWSGGLYDQGRRGWLYPLHAKRSDRDEDFKESKEPVWSEAKKKVYKHLEWNKYRVECRGPEIKIFLNGSLMTHVIDTKSSEGHIAIQHHGSKKFAKTGKTDNIIKFRNITIQELELAK from the coding sequence ATGAATGTAAAAATATCACTTCTCGCACTGTTCTCATTAGCAGTCTCCTGTGTAAGTAGTTCTGAGCAGCAATCCTTATACAATGATCCTGAGTTCAAGGATACGCTCAATGTATATAATGATGGTCAGTATGAATTAAAAGATGGAGTGGTAGAGCTTACGTCAAAAAAGAATTTCTTTTTTGCCACCAAGAAGCGTTATACAGATTTTATTCTTGAGTACGAAGTCAAGATGCCCGATGTCGAAGAGTATTCGAATTCAGGTGTGATTTTTCGTGGGCAAGTCAAAGAGGGGAAGAGTAAATCTATCATTGGTTATCAAGCAGAAGTCGATCCTAGTGAGCGTGCTTGGAGTGGTGGTTTATATGATCAAGGAAGAAGAGGGTGGTTATATCCCTTGCATGCTAAGCGTTCTGATCGTGATGAAGATTTCAAAGAAAGCAAAGAACCCGTTTGGTCGGAAGCCAAGAAAAAAGTTTATAAGCATTTGGAATGGAATAAATATCGCGTTGAATGCCGTGGTCCTGAAATTAAGATTTTCCTAAATGGATCTCTGATGACTCATGTGATTGATACTAAATCCTCTGAAGGTCATATTGCCATTCAACATCATGGCAGTAAGAAATTCGCGAAGACGGGCAAAACTGATAATATCATCAAGTTTCGCAATATCACAATTCAAGAATTGGAGCTCGCTAAATAA
- a CDS encoding sulfatase has translation MNKKFLLFLFALIANISAENKYNVVMICVDDLRNELGCYGVEEVISPNFDRLASESVMFDHHYVQIPTCGASRYALLTGQYPTTKASMGNGAFKQLNKVQQEGAQSLPELFRRSGYVTSVIGKVSHTADGRNFSYNGKGKGDDEVPFAWDWKKTPFGEWKRAWGCFFAYANGKHREDGSGYKPRMEFEDVADNELPDGMNTDEALRQLDELKDKRFFLSLGFYKPHLPFVAPKKYWDMYEGVDIKLAKHNKKGYTAYWHGSGEFYKYQGDKTKPLSEKEQLKHRRAYYACISYVDAQIGRVMDKLKELNLDQNTVVVLWSDHGWHLGDHQMWGKHNLHEQALASPLMIKVPGTEARKCSAVVETVDIFPTLKELCQTSFTKTQKKLSGQDLGPILFSVDTRGRDSAFSFWKNAKSVRTKNYRLIVTQEKSGENKNIELYDHRNDPDEIRNVARENPEVVSELLKKINKKI, from the coding sequence ATGAATAAAAAGTTCTTATTGTTTCTTTTTGCATTGATCGCAAATATTAGTGCTGAAAACAAGTATAATGTCGTGATGATTTGTGTGGATGATTTACGCAATGAATTAGGCTGCTACGGAGTTGAGGAAGTTATCAGCCCTAACTTTGATCGCTTAGCTTCTGAGTCGGTGATGTTTGATCATCATTATGTTCAGATTCCAACTTGCGGAGCATCTCGTTATGCCTTGCTTACAGGCCAGTATCCCACGACGAAAGCAAGTATGGGGAATGGTGCCTTTAAGCAGTTAAACAAAGTTCAGCAAGAGGGCGCACAAAGCTTACCCGAACTCTTTCGTCGTAGTGGATATGTGACTTCAGTTATTGGAAAAGTTTCGCATACGGCCGATGGCAGGAATTTCAGTTATAATGGGAAAGGTAAAGGCGACGATGAAGTTCCCTTTGCTTGGGATTGGAAAAAGACTCCTTTTGGAGAATGGAAGCGTGCATGGGGATGTTTCTTTGCTTATGCCAATGGCAAACATCGTGAAGATGGTTCGGGCTACAAACCCCGCATGGAATTTGAAGATGTCGCCGATAATGAGCTTCCTGATGGAATGAATACTGATGAAGCTTTACGTCAACTTGATGAGCTTAAGGATAAACGTTTTTTTCTCTCGCTAGGTTTTTATAAACCTCATTTGCCCTTTGTGGCGCCGAAGAAGTATTGGGACATGTATGAAGGTGTTGATATCAAACTTGCAAAGCATAATAAGAAAGGTTATACGGCTTATTGGCACGGAAGTGGAGAGTTTTATAAATACCAAGGGGATAAAACAAAGCCTCTAAGTGAAAAAGAACAACTCAAGCATCGCCGCGCTTATTATGCCTGCATTTCTTATGTAGATGCTCAAATTGGTCGAGTGATGGATAAACTTAAAGAACTCAATTTAGATCAAAATACGGTAGTGGTTTTATGGTCAGATCATGGTTGGCATTTGGGTGATCACCAAATGTGGGGCAAGCACAATTTACATGAACAAGCCTTGGCTTCACCGCTAATGATTAAAGTTCCTGGGACAGAAGCTAGGAAATGTAGTGCAGTGGTGGAAACGGTTGATATTTTCCCAACGCTCAAAGAACTTTGCCAAACATCATTCACAAAAACACAAAAGAAACTCTCTGGGCAGGATCTCGGGCCCATTTTATTTTCAGTTGATACCCGTGGCCGAGATTCCGCCTTTTCTTTTTGGAAGAATGCCAAGTCAGTACGGACAAAAAATTATCGCCTCATTGTGACGCAAGAAAAGAGTGGTGAAAATAAAAATATTGAACTCTATGATCATCGCAATGATCCAGATGAGATCCGCAATGTGGCAAGAGAAAATCCCGAAGTGGTTTCAGAACTTTTAAAAAAGATTAACAAGAAAATTTAG
- a CDS encoding SDR family NAD(P)-dependent oxidoreductase: MSLQNEICVVTGAAGVLCSALVEALLEDGGRVALLGRTESKLIDLKKRLAEKGYDQTLVVAADVLNPESLRVAKAKINKDWGKVYLLVNGAGGNHPKATSPAEQMTAGTSMEDSFFGLDADAYSQVFDLNFKGSFIPAQIFGEDMIEAGEGNIVNISSMSASRPLTKVGAYSNAKAAVDSFTQWLSVHLAQKNIRVNAIAPGFFVSDQNRFLLYEKDAKTLTARGQKIINNTPMHEFGKPEDLKGVMKFLAGSESRFINGIILPVDGGFSAFAGV, from the coding sequence ATGAGTTTACAGAATGAAATTTGTGTCGTTACGGGCGCTGCAGGCGTTTTATGTTCAGCTTTGGTTGAAGCCCTTTTAGAAGATGGCGGTCGCGTGGCTCTCCTAGGAAGAACAGAGAGTAAATTAATTGATTTAAAGAAGCGTCTCGCTGAAAAAGGTTATGATCAGACCTTAGTGGTAGCTGCGGACGTATTAAACCCAGAAAGCTTGCGCGTAGCGAAAGCAAAAATCAATAAGGATTGGGGCAAAGTTTACTTGCTTGTGAATGGAGCGGGAGGAAATCACCCAAAAGCTACCTCACCTGCAGAGCAAATGACCGCAGGAACATCCATGGAAGACAGTTTCTTTGGTCTTGATGCGGATGCTTACTCACAAGTTTTTGATTTGAACTTCAAGGGTTCATTCATTCCGGCACAGATTTTTGGTGAAGATATGATTGAAGCTGGCGAAGGTAATATTGTGAATATCTCTTCTATGTCAGCTTCGCGTCCATTGACCAAAGTGGGTGCCTATTCAAATGCAAAAGCAGCCGTGGATAGTTTTACTCAATGGCTCTCAGTTCATTTGGCGCAGAAGAACATTCGCGTCAATGCGATTGCACCAGGATTTTTTGTTTCAGATCAAAACCGCTTTTTACTCTACGAGAAAGATGCTAAAACCTTGACTGCGCGTGGTCAGAAAATCATAAATAATACTCCCATGCATGAATTTGGTAAGCCGGAAGATCTCAAGGGTGTAATGAAGTTTTTAGCGGGTTCAGAGTCGCGTTTTATCAATGGAATAATTTTACCTGTAGATGGCGGCTTCTCTGCATTCGCAGGAGTTTAG
- a CDS encoding substrate-binding domain-containing protein, whose translation MAKKRIALAFPMGSSHLEKTAYGIRQYCNSESDKWKLITNPETHILKLSDIQQNSVDGIIAMLRNQEDLDWASKLSTPIINISGTLTHSIHPRVCPDFFSMGKLAADHFFERGFTNFAFFGLSSTHFSKQMFMGYKQQIEQRNQAIDCLEVPFGADFFNNDEQVLQFLKDLPLPCAILAAHDPRAQMLIQACEELNLKVPEDIAILGSNNDTVSCEFSSPPLSSIERDDQKIGFEAAKALDMLMRGEACQQDLLIQPLGIQERKSTEIFTPKHPEIKIALDFIEQQFTQSLNVQMICDHLGRSRRWLEYAFREELQQSPKHFINERRLKKALHLLESSPSFNLSQVAHSSGFSNIDQMNQLFIKKHGKRAIFFKN comes from the coding sequence ATGGCAAAGAAACGCATTGCTCTCGCTTTCCCCATGGGATCAAGTCACTTAGAGAAAACCGCTTATGGCATTCGTCAATACTGTAATAGTGAGAGTGATAAGTGGAAATTAATTACTAATCCAGAAACCCACATCTTAAAATTATCCGATATTCAGCAAAATTCCGTAGACGGTATCATTGCCATGTTGCGCAATCAAGAAGACCTTGACTGGGCCTCAAAATTATCTACTCCAATTATCAATATTTCCGGTACGCTCACTCATTCGATCCACCCCAGAGTGTGCCCCGATTTTTTTAGCATGGGAAAATTAGCCGCCGACCATTTTTTTGAACGAGGCTTCACTAATTTTGCTTTTTTTGGTTTGAGTTCAACTCATTTTTCTAAGCAAATGTTTATGGGCTATAAACAACAAATTGAACAAAGAAATCAGGCCATCGATTGCCTCGAAGTTCCCTTTGGAGCCGATTTTTTTAATAATGATGAGCAAGTACTTCAATTCTTAAAAGATCTCCCCTTGCCCTGCGCCATCCTAGCCGCTCATGACCCTCGTGCTCAAATGCTTATTCAAGCGTGCGAAGAGCTGAATTTAAAGGTCCCCGAAGATATCGCTATCCTAGGATCTAATAATGATACCGTGAGCTGTGAATTTTCATCCCCTCCTCTTTCAAGTATTGAACGAGATGATCAAAAAATCGGCTTTGAAGCAGCCAAAGCACTCGATATGCTGATGCGTGGAGAAGCTTGCCAACAAGACTTACTCATCCAACCTTTGGGGATCCAAGAGCGTAAATCTACCGAAATTTTCACCCCGAAACACCCTGAAATAAAAATCGCCTTAGATTTCATCGAACAACAATTCACCCAATCACTTAACGTTCAGATGATTTGTGACCACTTAGGGCGTTCTCGACGTTGGCTTGAGTATGCCTTTCGTGAAGAATTACAACAAAGCCCCAAACACTTCATTAATGAGCGCCGCCTCAAAAAGGCCCTTCACTTACTCGAATCATCTCCCTCATTTAATCTATCTCAGGTAGCTCACTCCAGTGGATTCTCGAACATCGATCAAATGAACCAACTCTTTATCAAAAAACACGGTAAGCGCGCCATCTTCTTTAAGAATTAA